Proteins from a genomic interval of Ignavibacteriota bacterium:
- a CDS encoding DUF898 family protein, whose protein sequence is MSKSTHFTFDGGVSTYFGTAILAALLTVFTAGLGFPWALCMKQRWITKHTLIDGRRLIFTAHGGGLILLWIKWMLLIFITLGIYSFWVGPNLQRWIVEHTDFEG, encoded by the coding sequence ATGTCGAAATCCACACACTTCACGTTTGACGGTGGAGTGAGCACCTACTTCGGAACCGCCATACTGGCCGCCCTACTCACGGTGTTTACTGCCGGGTTGGGTTTCCCATGGGCGTTGTGTATGAAACAGCGCTGGATCACAAAACACACACTGATCGACGGACGGCGTCTCATCTTCACCGCACACGGCGGCGGTCTCATCCTGCTCTGGATAAAGTGGATGTTGCTCATATTCATCACCCTCGGAATTTACTCGTTCTGGGTCGGCCCCAACCTTCAGCGTTGGATTGTCGAGCATACGGATTTCGAAGGCTGA